Proteins encoded within one genomic window of Paenarthrobacter sp. JL.01a:
- a CDS encoding 3-deoxy-7-phosphoheptulonate synthase codes for MTSIAPETVTSDESAQPATSNLRVARFEPLPAPQDLIAELPLDARSAAVVDRGRDQVRAIMDGVDDRLLVIVGPCSIHDPKAGLEYARRLVSQAEKHKEDLLIVMRTYFEKPRTTVGWKGLINDPHLDGSHDIAAGLRAARGFLKQVTALGLPTATEFLEPISPQYMADLVSWGAIGARTTESQIHRQLASGLSMPIGFKNGTDGDLQVAIDACGASAAEQAFLGIDDDGRAALVATAGNPDTHVILRGGRKGPNYSAADVAAASSKLADKGLNPRLIVDASHANSGKSHHRQAEVALEIGAQLEAGSSSPIAGVMLESFLVGGAQNLDVAKQLAGEQELVYGQSVTDACMEWDVTASVLEQLAASARKRRKVLGE; via the coding sequence ATGACCAGCATCGCCCCCGAAACCGTGACCTCGGACGAATCCGCACAGCCCGCCACCTCCAACCTTCGGGTGGCCCGCTTCGAGCCGCTTCCGGCCCCGCAGGACCTCATCGCAGAGCTGCCGCTGGACGCACGCTCAGCGGCCGTCGTCGACCGTGGCCGTGACCAGGTCCGTGCAATCATGGACGGCGTCGACGACCGCTTGCTCGTGATCGTCGGTCCGTGCTCCATCCATGACCCCAAAGCCGGGCTTGAATACGCCCGCCGCCTGGTCAGCCAGGCCGAGAAGCACAAGGAAGACCTCCTGATCGTCATGCGGACCTACTTCGAGAAGCCTCGGACAACGGTGGGTTGGAAGGGCCTCATCAACGATCCCCACCTGGACGGCAGCCACGACATCGCCGCAGGATTGCGCGCAGCACGTGGATTCCTGAAGCAGGTGACCGCGCTCGGCCTGCCCACCGCTACCGAGTTCCTCGAGCCAATCAGCCCCCAGTACATGGCCGACCTCGTCTCGTGGGGTGCCATCGGTGCGCGCACCACCGAAAGCCAGATCCACCGCCAGCTTGCCTCCGGGCTCTCGATGCCCATCGGCTTCAAGAACGGCACCGACGGCGACCTCCAGGTGGCCATCGACGCTTGCGGCGCCTCGGCCGCTGAGCAGGCCTTCCTGGGGATCGACGACGACGGCCGCGCGGCTTTGGTGGCGACGGCCGGAAACCCGGACACGCACGTGATCCTGCGCGGTGGACGCAAGGGCCCGAACTACTCCGCCGCCGACGTTGCCGCAGCATCGTCAAAGCTTGCGGACAAGGGACTCAACCCGCGCCTGATCGTCGACGCCAGCCACGCCAACAGTGGCAAGAGCCACCACCGCCAGGCTGAAGTCGCGCTGGAAATCGGGGCGCAGCTGGAGGCCGGTTCGTCTTCCCCCATCGCCGGCGTGATGCTGGAGAGCTTCCTGGTGGGCGGCGCACAGAACCTGGACGTTGCCAAGCAGTTGGCGGGCGAGCAGGAACTCGTGTACGGACAGAGCGTCACGGACGCCTGCATGGAGTGGGATGTCACGGCGTCGGTGCTTGAGCAGCTTGCTGCCTCCGCCCGGAAGCGCAGGAAGGTCTTGGGGGAGTAG
- a CDS encoding acetylxylan esterase codes for MPLFDLPLEQLRDYTSSAVPPADLDQFWDRTIAEARALPLDAVFEPVDNFLSVIDTFDVTFAGFGGDVIKGWMHLPAHLEPGTRLPVVVEYIGYSGGRGLANQNTRWAQAGYAHFIMDTRGQGYGGVSGDTPDPHPSAGEVNYAGLMTRGADHQDNYYYRRVYVDAFRAVEAAQSHPAVDPSAVVLTGVSQGGGITVAAAGLAAGRLDGVIAALPDVPFLQDFPRSIDIAPRGPYPEIASFLGRHRDRYEPMLAVLNYFDGVHLGRAAAVPALFSAAQMDDICPPSTVFASYNNYGALGGSPQKDIEVYRFNNHEGGQEHHWIKQLQFLRKLLSS; via the coding sequence ATGCCTCTCTTCGACCTACCACTTGAACAGCTCCGCGACTACACCTCCAGCGCCGTCCCGCCGGCTGATCTGGACCAGTTCTGGGACCGCACCATCGCCGAAGCCCGGGCTTTGCCACTGGATGCCGTGTTCGAGCCGGTGGACAATTTCCTCAGCGTCATCGACACCTTTGACGTCACCTTCGCGGGCTTCGGAGGAGACGTGATCAAGGGGTGGATGCACCTTCCGGCGCACCTGGAGCCCGGCACGCGGCTTCCCGTGGTGGTGGAGTACATCGGCTACTCGGGTGGTCGCGGCCTGGCCAATCAAAACACCCGCTGGGCGCAGGCCGGGTATGCCCACTTCATCATGGACACCCGCGGCCAAGGGTACGGCGGAGTCTCCGGCGATACCCCGGATCCGCACCCTTCCGCGGGCGAGGTCAACTACGCGGGACTCATGACCCGGGGCGCGGACCACCAGGACAACTACTACTACCGCCGGGTCTACGTGGACGCTTTCCGCGCCGTCGAAGCGGCGCAGAGCCATCCCGCCGTCGACCCCTCCGCCGTGGTCCTCACCGGCGTGAGCCAGGGCGGCGGCATCACTGTCGCCGCCGCCGGGCTGGCGGCCGGAAGGCTCGACGGCGTTATCGCCGCGCTGCCCGATGTCCCCTTCCTGCAGGACTTCCCCCGTTCGATCGACATCGCCCCGCGCGGTCCGTATCCGGAGATCGCGTCGTTCCTGGGCAGGCACCGGGATCGCTACGAGCCAATGCTGGCGGTGCTGAACTACTTCGACGGCGTGCACCTGGGCAGGGCTGCCGCGGTTCCAGCGCTGTTCTCGGCTGCCCAGATGGACGACATCTGCCCGCCGTCCACGGTGTTCGCGAGCTACAACAACTACGGTGCGCTTGGCGGGTCGCCGCAGAAGGACATCGAGGTGTACCGCTTCAACAACCACGAGGGCGGACAGGAGCACCACTGGATCAAGCAGCTGCAGTTCCTGCGCAAACTCCTGTCTTCATGA
- a CDS encoding cytochrome c biogenesis CcdA family protein: MNSPFAETILNGSLLLAVPVALLAGLVSFLSPCVLPLVPGYLGYVTGLTGVDLEKQRRGRMLAGIGLFVLGFSVIFVLLGGAFGQLGTLLTGPQNAWITQLLGILVIVMGVVFMGGFGWLQRDAKIHAKPRAGLWGAPLLGLTFGLGWAPCIGPTYSAVQLLSLSGGSSAAKGALLAFIYSLGLGIPFLLIALAVRRGMGVMSFFRKHRLAIQRIGGGILILLGILMATGVWGHWVTELQYWFQNDVKLPI; encoded by the coding sequence GTGAACAGTCCTTTCGCCGAGACAATCCTCAACGGTTCCTTGCTGCTGGCCGTGCCGGTGGCATTGCTGGCCGGGCTGGTCTCGTTCCTCTCGCCCTGTGTGCTGCCATTGGTGCCCGGGTACCTCGGGTACGTCACGGGACTGACCGGCGTCGATCTTGAAAAGCAGCGGCGCGGCCGCATGCTGGCGGGCATCGGGCTGTTCGTCCTCGGCTTCTCGGTGATCTTCGTGCTCCTGGGCGGTGCCTTCGGCCAGCTCGGTACCCTCCTGACAGGCCCGCAGAACGCCTGGATCACGCAGCTGCTGGGCATCCTGGTAATCGTCATGGGCGTGGTGTTCATGGGTGGATTCGGCTGGCTGCAGCGGGACGCCAAGATCCACGCGAAACCACGGGCCGGGCTGTGGGGCGCTCCGCTCCTGGGGCTGACGTTCGGGCTGGGCTGGGCTCCCTGCATTGGCCCGACCTATTCCGCCGTGCAGTTGCTCAGCCTGTCCGGTGGCTCCTCGGCTGCCAAAGGTGCGCTGCTGGCGTTCATTTACAGCCTTGGCCTGGGCATCCCGTTCCTCCTGATTGCCTTGGCTGTGCGCCGCGGCATGGGTGTGATGTCCTTCTTCCGCAAGCACCGTCTGGCCATCCAGCGGATCGGCGGAGGCATCCTGATTTTGCTGGGTATCCTGATGGCCACCGGCGTGTGGGGCCACTGGGTGACCGAGTTGCAGTACTGGTTCCAAAACGACGTGAAGTTGCCAATCTGA
- a CDS encoding YceI family protein, whose translation MTLPASVTTGTWTLDASHSEIGFTVRHAGISKVRGQFKDAAATLEVGETLADSKVNATIQTASFDSGDVNRDGHVKGEDFFDVEKFPEITFVSRHVKANGNSFDLVGDLTIKGVTKEVSIETEFNGVAVDPFGNTRAGVSGETTISRKDFGLTWNAVLEAGGVLVSDKVVINLELAFIAPAAA comes from the coding sequence ATGACCCTCCCCGCTTCCGTCACCACCGGCACCTGGACCCTCGACGCTTCCCACAGCGAAATCGGCTTCACCGTCCGCCACGCAGGTATCAGCAAGGTCCGCGGCCAGTTCAAGGACGCTGCAGCCACCCTTGAGGTCGGCGAGACCCTGGCCGACTCCAAGGTCAACGCAACCATCCAGACCGCCAGCTTCGACTCCGGCGACGTCAACCGTGACGGCCACGTCAAGGGCGAAGACTTCTTCGACGTGGAGAAGTTCCCGGAGATCACCTTCGTTTCCCGCCACGTCAAGGCCAACGGCAACAGCTTCGACCTCGTGGGCGATCTCACAATCAAGGGGGTGACCAAGGAAGTTTCCATCGAGACCGAATTCAACGGTGTCGCTGTGGATCCGTTCGGCAACACCCGCGCAGGCGTATCGGGTGAAACCACCATCAGCCGCAAGGACTTCGGCCTTACCTGGAACGCAGTCCTCGAAGCCGGTGGCGTGCTGGTGAGCGACAAGGTTGTCATCAACCTGGAACTCGCGTTCATCGCTCCGGCAGCTGCCTGA
- a CDS encoding cytochrome c biogenesis protein ResB, with translation MSGSVKANKKSPAAEKTAEGKLQQAKSEAAVPALGVKGMLRWAWTQLTSMRTALFLLLLLAVGAVPGSLFPQRAANPVTVTEWIKNNPATGPFLDALQMFDVYSSAWFSAIYILLFISLIGCVTPRAIAHYKAMKSQPPRTPKRLSRLPEYGTLALPADAGIPASKAINDAAGLLKKRGYRVEVRDIDGALPSLGAERGFLKEVGNLVFHTSLIGVLVSVAIGGLFGYSGQRILVEGETFVNTLVGYDQFTPGTNFQSSSLQPYSLRLDKFQATFDRESPKKTGQPIDYTAEVTTKENPDAPEQKQVLKVNDPVSLGGTSLYLTGNGYAPVVTVRDGDGNVAFQGPVTAKVQGANYYSSVVIKVPDSKPDQLGFNGFFLPTAFQSDQGISFSADPALANPQLTLDSYYGDLGLDDGAPQNVFELDVRNLTQLNGRKLEAGGIVLGLGQSATLPDGKGSISFDSVKKYIGVDIHHNPGQLYALIFGLLAVAGLMVSLYVNRRRVWVRTGTHEDGRTMVEYGLLARGEDHRLAGEAAALRELFAREWNIPDPTEPPAPRTVSSSTSKDQ, from the coding sequence ATGAGCGGGTCCGTGAAAGCCAACAAGAAGTCTCCAGCCGCCGAAAAGACAGCGGAAGGAAAGCTCCAGCAGGCCAAATCCGAGGCCGCGGTACCTGCGCTCGGAGTCAAAGGCATGCTCAGGTGGGCTTGGACGCAGCTGACCAGCATGCGCACGGCGCTGTTCCTGCTGCTCCTGCTTGCTGTAGGAGCGGTACCCGGATCGCTTTTTCCGCAGCGTGCCGCCAACCCTGTCACGGTCACGGAGTGGATCAAGAACAACCCCGCAACCGGGCCGTTCCTGGATGCCCTCCAGATGTTCGACGTCTACTCCTCAGCGTGGTTCTCGGCCATCTACATCCTGCTTTTCATCTCGCTGATCGGCTGTGTCACGCCGCGCGCCATCGCGCACTACAAAGCCATGAAGTCGCAGCCGCCCAGGACCCCGAAGCGCCTGTCGCGGCTTCCGGAGTACGGCACCCTGGCGCTGCCCGCCGACGCCGGGATCCCGGCGTCGAAAGCCATCAACGATGCCGCCGGGCTGCTCAAGAAGCGCGGCTACCGCGTTGAAGTGCGGGACATCGACGGCGCCCTGCCGTCCCTGGGTGCCGAGCGCGGCTTCCTGAAGGAAGTCGGCAACCTCGTCTTCCACACCTCATTGATCGGGGTGCTGGTATCCGTGGCCATCGGCGGTCTCTTCGGATACAGCGGCCAGCGCATTTTGGTGGAGGGCGAAACGTTCGTCAACACTCTTGTGGGCTACGACCAGTTCACCCCGGGGACCAACTTCCAGAGCAGCTCGCTCCAGCCGTACTCCCTCCGTTTGGACAAGTTCCAAGCGACGTTCGACCGGGAATCGCCCAAGAAGACCGGTCAGCCGATCGACTACACGGCCGAGGTCACCACCAAGGAGAACCCGGACGCCCCCGAACAGAAGCAAGTGCTCAAGGTCAACGACCCCGTTTCCCTGGGCGGAACCAGCCTGTACCTCACGGGCAACGGCTACGCGCCTGTGGTCACTGTCCGGGATGGCGACGGCAATGTGGCGTTCCAGGGACCTGTGACTGCCAAAGTGCAGGGTGCCAACTACTACTCCTCGGTTGTCATCAAGGTCCCGGACAGCAAGCCCGACCAACTCGGCTTCAACGGCTTCTTCCTGCCCACGGCTTTCCAGTCGGATCAAGGAATTTCCTTCAGTGCCGACCCGGCATTGGCCAACCCGCAGTTGACGCTGGACTCCTACTATGGCGACCTCGGCCTTGATGATGGCGCGCCGCAGAACGTCTTTGAACTGGACGTCAGGAACCTCACCCAGCTCAACGGGCGCAAGCTCGAGGCCGGCGGCATCGTGCTCGGACTGGGCCAGAGCGCCACGCTCCCCGACGGCAAGGGAAGCATCAGTTTCGACAGCGTCAAGAAATACATCGGCGTGGATATCCACCACAACCCGGGCCAGCTGTATGCCCTGATCTTCGGCCTGCTTGCCGTGGCAGGCCTGATGGTTTCCCTCTACGTCAACCGTCGCCGCGTCTGGGTCCGTACCGGGACGCATGAAGACGGCCGCACCATGGTGGAGTACGGCCTGCTTGCCCGCGGCGAAGACCACCGCCTTGCCGGTGAAGCCGCAGCATTGCGGGAACTCTTTGCCCGCGAATGGAACATCCCCGACCCGACGGAGCCCCCCGCACCGCGAACCGTCTCTTCCTCAACCTCGAAGGACCAGTAA
- a CDS encoding glutaredoxin family protein, giving the protein MANPDVVLLTKADCHLCTEARAAVERVTTGLGLGWTEQSIDGDPQLQERYAEEIPVVLVNGIQRDFWKIDEDRLTRTLKKALAG; this is encoded by the coding sequence ATGGCTAATCCCGACGTCGTCCTCCTCACCAAAGCTGACTGCCACCTCTGCACGGAGGCGCGTGCCGCCGTCGAGCGCGTTACGACAGGCCTTGGCCTGGGCTGGACCGAGCAGTCGATCGACGGCGACCCGCAGCTTCAGGAACGATACGCCGAAGAGATTCCGGTGGTGCTGGTGAACGGTATCCAGCGTGATTTCTGGAAGATCGACGAAGACCGGCTGACCCGCACTTTGAAGAAAGCGCTGGCGGGCTGA
- a CDS encoding 30S ribosomal protein bS22, which yields MGSVIKKRRKRMAKKKHRKLLRKTRHQRRNKK from the coding sequence GTGGGTTCAGTTATTAAGAAGCGCCGCAAGCGTATGGCCAAGAAGAAGCACCGCAAGCTGCTTCGCAAGACTCGCCACCAGCGCCGCAATAAGAAGTAG
- a CDS encoding redox-sensing transcriptional repressor Rex: protein MENTVTALEPSPEALSGDNEPAAKQIPPAAVARMTLYLRALNSLLAEGVERVSSEALAEASGVSSSTLRKDLSYVGSYGTRGVGYEVQNLSRHIAAALGLTHDWKVAIVGAGNLGKALARYGGFESRGFDVVAIFDADPMVIGNEVGWLRVSDSAELERVLERTHTNMVVLALPATVAQEVCDRVIAAGIRSILSFAPVLLQVPPHVNLRKVDMATELQILAYHAQRAQTPGQAV, encoded by the coding sequence ATGGAGAATACCGTGACTGCGCTGGAACCGTCCCCGGAAGCACTTTCCGGGGATAACGAACCTGCCGCCAAGCAGATCCCGCCCGCGGCTGTGGCCCGGATGACCCTCTATTTGCGTGCGCTGAACTCGCTCCTGGCCGAAGGAGTGGAGCGCGTCTCCTCCGAAGCCCTGGCAGAAGCGTCAGGCGTCAGCTCCTCAACGCTTCGCAAGGACCTTTCCTATGTCGGCTCCTACGGAACCCGCGGCGTCGGCTACGAGGTCCAGAACCTGAGCCGCCACATCGCCGCAGCGCTTGGCCTGACCCATGACTGGAAAGTGGCCATCGTTGGAGCCGGTAACCTCGGAAAGGCGTTGGCCCGGTATGGCGGGTTCGAGTCCCGCGGCTTCGACGTCGTAGCCATTTTCGACGCCGATCCGATGGTGATCGGCAACGAGGTCGGGTGGCTGCGGGTCAGCGACTCGGCCGAACTTGAGCGGGTCCTGGAACGAACGCACACGAACATGGTGGTGCTCGCACTCCCGGCAACGGTGGCCCAGGAAGTGTGTGACCGTGTGATCGCAGCAGGCATCAGGAGCATCCTGAGCTTTGCACCGGTGCTCCTGCAGGTCCCGCCGCACGTGAACCTCCGAAAAGTGGACATGGCAACGGAACTGCAGATTCTGGCCTACCACGCACAAAGGGCGCAGACACCGGGCCAGGCTGTTTAG
- a CDS encoding endonuclease domain-containing protein — translation MAEGEIELVRGLWISTRPRTWLDLARTLPLNELICVGDHLIRMPRAEFEHRDTAYATIDGLRAMVERHKNLQGIVRAREALELMRVGADSAPESMLRLAMLDAGLPEPELQVHLRIGDRLSPSADLGYRERRLAIQYDGGHHLEEEQIHSDRRRDKAFRTAGWTVLVFGKDDLADGFGDATVRIKGALRKAWIDPAVQAGFARPKG, via the coding sequence GTGGCCGAGGGCGAAATTGAATTGGTTCGGGGGCTTTGGATCAGCACACGTCCCAGAACCTGGCTGGATCTTGCCCGCACGCTGCCTTTGAACGAACTCATCTGCGTTGGTGACCACCTCATTCGCATGCCGCGAGCCGAGTTCGAACATCGGGATACGGCATATGCAACCATTGACGGCCTCCGTGCGATGGTGGAGCGCCACAAGAACCTGCAAGGCATCGTCCGCGCGCGGGAAGCACTCGAACTCATGCGGGTCGGCGCGGATTCAGCGCCCGAGTCCATGCTCCGCCTTGCCATGCTCGATGCCGGGCTGCCGGAACCGGAGCTGCAGGTGCACCTCCGGATTGGCGACCGGCTGTCGCCTTCAGCCGACCTCGGTTACCGCGAGCGTCGGCTTGCCATCCAGTACGACGGCGGCCATCACCTTGAGGAGGAGCAGATACACAGCGATCGGCGCAGGGACAAGGCCTTCCGCACCGCAGGCTGGACTGTACTTGTCTTTGGGAAAGACGACCTGGCTGACGGCTTCGGCGACGCGACAGTGAGAATCAAGGGCGCCCTGCGGAAAGCCTGGATAGATCCCGCTGTACAGGCTGGCTTCGCACGCCCGAAGGGGTGA
- a CDS encoding histidine phosphatase family protein, producing MPQATVHLLRHGEVHNPDGVLYGRLPEFHLSERGREMARMLADHFVARAGEGAKIVHLVASPLTRAQETAMPTAEALNLEVTIDPRIIEAENHFQGLHPTKSEFLKPKHWIYFRNPLRPSWGEPYKQQAARVLAAVEDARLKAIELGGDGAEAILVSHQLPIWSTRLTAEGRPLAHDPRKRECTLTSLTSLTLDDDGNIIRVEYSEPAAALLPGAASTPGA from the coding sequence ATGCCCCAAGCAACTGTCCATCTGCTTCGCCATGGCGAGGTCCATAATCCCGACGGCGTCCTCTACGGTCGACTGCCGGAATTCCACCTCTCCGAGCGCGGCCGTGAGATGGCCCGGATGCTCGCCGACCACTTTGTTGCCCGTGCCGGCGAAGGCGCCAAAATCGTGCACCTGGTCGCCTCGCCCTTGACGCGTGCCCAGGAAACAGCCATGCCGACGGCGGAAGCGCTGAACCTTGAGGTCACCATCGACCCGCGGATCATCGAAGCCGAGAACCACTTCCAAGGACTCCACCCCACCAAGAGCGAGTTCCTGAAGCCCAAGCACTGGATCTACTTCCGCAATCCGCTGCGCCCGTCCTGGGGCGAACCGTACAAGCAGCAGGCCGCACGTGTGCTGGCGGCGGTGGAAGATGCACGCTTGAAAGCCATTGAACTGGGCGGAGATGGTGCCGAGGCCATCCTGGTCAGCCACCAGCTTCCCATTTGGTCCACCCGATTGACGGCCGAGGGGCGCCCCCTGGCCCATGATCCCCGCAAGCGTGAATGCACCTTGACGTCGCTTACGTCCCTGACCCTCGACGACGACGGCAACATCATTCGAGTTGAGTACAGCGAACCCGCGGCTGCGCTGCTTCCCGGCGCGGCCAGCACCCCGGGAGCGTAG
- a CDS encoding helix-turn-helix domain-containing protein, with the protein MSAETNFSNARFMTVAEVADVLRVSKMTVYRLVHSGEMPAVRFGRSFRVPEEAVAQYLKGAVVDGQSETA; encoded by the coding sequence ATGTCCGCGGAGACTAACTTCTCGAATGCGCGTTTCATGACGGTGGCCGAGGTGGCCGACGTCCTGCGTGTTTCCAAAATGACCGTGTATCGCCTGGTTCACTCAGGGGAAATGCCAGCCGTCAGGTTTGGCCGTTCCTTCCGGGTTCCCGAGGAAGCCGTAGCCCAGTACCTCAAAGGTGCTGTGGTGGACGGCCAATCCGAGACCGCCTGA
- a CDS encoding TlpA family protein disulfide reductase has translation MDNNLSRRGVLTVGGVLLAGLTMGLSACAQKDSLAEQAKAGDNKNYVAGDGSVTEFAKADRAAPVILKGTLFNGTEVKPEDLKGKVTVLNFWFAACAPCRIEAPQLEALHQEYKDQGVQFFGVNLRDEKATAEAFDKTFNLTYPSFNDKDGSVLLSVSGIVPPGAVPTTLVLDKEGKVASRVLGEIEKSTLKALITSAVAE, from the coding sequence ATGGACAACAACCTTTCCCGCCGCGGCGTTCTTACTGTCGGCGGCGTCCTGCTGGCCGGACTGACCATGGGCCTTTCTGCCTGCGCGCAGAAGGATTCCCTCGCGGAACAGGCCAAGGCCGGTGACAACAAGAACTACGTTGCAGGCGATGGCTCGGTAACGGAGTTCGCCAAGGCTGACCGTGCCGCACCCGTGATACTCAAGGGCACGCTGTTCAACGGCACTGAAGTGAAGCCCGAGGACCTCAAGGGCAAAGTCACTGTTCTGAACTTCTGGTTCGCCGCGTGCGCGCCTTGCCGCATTGAAGCCCCACAGCTTGAAGCCCTGCACCAGGAATACAAGGACCAGGGTGTCCAGTTCTTTGGCGTGAACCTGCGGGACGAGAAAGCCACCGCGGAGGCCTTCGACAAGACGTTCAACCTCACCTACCCGAGCTTCAACGATAAGGACGGGTCCGTGCTGCTGTCCGTCTCCGGCATCGTCCCGCCGGGTGCTGTCCCCACAACCCTGGTCCTGGACAAGGAAGGCAAAGTGGCCTCCCGCGTGCTCGGGGAGATTGAAAAGAGCACCTTGAAGGCCCTCATCACCTCCGCCGTGGCCGAGTAG
- a CDS encoding HAD family hydrolase translates to MPEEKNAAVAASGQVQKHSGEAAFFDVDNTLMKGASLFHVARKMYERKAFTLPQAAGFAWKQFKFVMRGENMEDVHAVRDSALTLAAGISVEDIKALGEEVYDEMIESRIWPGTKALAEQHLRVGRKVWLVTATPIEVATVISTRLGLTGALGTVGEVHEGMYTGKLVGDILHGPAKAVAVQLVAEREGLDLDHCWAYSDSANDIPLLTMVGHPVVINPDAKLRRHARDNNWPVYDFRSGRRAATLGLKAATVGGAVYGLWRGFSRFRGPRL, encoded by the coding sequence ATGCCCGAGGAGAAGAACGCCGCCGTTGCCGCATCTGGCCAAGTGCAGAAGCACAGCGGTGAAGCAGCGTTCTTCGACGTCGACAACACGCTGATGAAGGGCGCCAGCCTCTTCCATGTCGCGCGAAAAATGTACGAACGCAAGGCCTTTACCCTGCCCCAAGCGGCGGGCTTCGCCTGGAAACAGTTCAAGTTCGTGATGCGTGGCGAGAACATGGAGGATGTCCACGCGGTTCGTGACTCTGCACTGACTCTCGCAGCCGGAATCAGCGTTGAGGACATCAAGGCGCTTGGCGAAGAGGTTTACGACGAGATGATCGAGTCTCGGATCTGGCCCGGAACCAAAGCTTTGGCCGAGCAGCACCTCAGGGTTGGCCGTAAGGTTTGGCTCGTAACTGCGACGCCCATCGAGGTCGCAACCGTAATTTCCACGCGCCTTGGGTTGACCGGGGCACTGGGCACCGTGGGCGAAGTGCATGAAGGTATGTACACCGGGAAACTGGTCGGCGACATATTGCACGGTCCGGCCAAAGCGGTCGCCGTCCAGCTCGTCGCCGAACGGGAGGGTCTCGATCTGGACCACTGCTGGGCCTACAGCGATTCCGCCAACGACATTCCGCTCCTGACCATGGTGGGGCACCCCGTCGTCATCAATCCCGATGCCAAGCTGCGACGGCATGCCCGCGACAACAACTGGCCCGTGTACGATTTCCGTTCCGGTCGGCGCGCTGCAACCCTCGGACTGAAGGCCGCAACAGTGGGCGGCGCAGTCTACGGCCTGTGGCGCGGCTTCTCACGCTTCCGCGGCCCCCGCCTCTAA